Proteins from a genomic interval of Rosa chinensis cultivar Old Blush chromosome 2, RchiOBHm-V2, whole genome shotgun sequence:
- the LOC112184634 gene encoding LRR receptor-like serine/threonine-protein kinase IOS1 → MSGIFKQFLAPLLAGFALMLLVHAQDQTGFISIDCGLAENSTYSEKITTIDYISDATFIDTGERKLVLPENRNGYQQPYWSLRSFPQGTRNCYKINVKSGTRYLIRASFFYGNYDGENKLPEFELHLGSNLWDLVSLEDASSSTSKELIHFVPAKRSYLHVCVVDTGSGVPFISKIELRPLPYTTYQTETGSLGLYVRLDTGQSPSNYTEYRFPVDIHDRLWHNYAQSDWTQISTLSTTFKSAPDNDYNPPSIVMRTAATPKLESDNLSFYWLPTDPSAEFYLYMHFSEVVELQANQSRQLDITWNGEHYYGPFVPNFFDTTTVLSTKALTGGKYNFSISNPDGNSVLQPILNGIEIYQLKEFLQIETKQEDVDAITNIKSTYTIEKNWQGDPCSPKNYLWEGLKCSYPTNESPRIISLDLSSSELTGETALSLSNLSMIQSLDLSNNNLTGPLPDFLSQLPNLTIINLENNKLTGSVPVGLIERRRNGLLSLSLCGNPNLSGNSSCKKKKNNFIIPIVGSVVGIFCLLSVAVICWCLKRKREDGAAIYEKPHFPSLELEQKNRQFTYCEILKFTNNLERTLGKGGFGTVYHGYIDKLQVAVKMLSPSSIQGFQEFHAEVNLLLRVHHTNLTSLVGYCNDENNMGLVYEYMANGNLQEHLSDSSTNILGWEDRLRIAADAAQGLEYLHYGCKPPIIHRDVKSANILLTENFQAKVSDFGLSRNFPTDGGTHISTVVAGTPGYLDPEYYLTSRLNEKSDTYSFGIVLLEIITSRPVITGTLERIHISQWVGFMLAQGDINSIVDPRLERNFNVNSVWKVVEIAMACVSPNATKRPMMSQVLMELKECMATEELSQKKQMEYETELGEPVEMVSLNDSIRMLRPSVR, encoded by the exons ATGTCAGGGATTTTCAAGCAATTCCTGGCTCCACTGCTTGCTGGTTTTGCTCTTATGCTCTTAGTTCATGCGCAGGATCAAACAG GCTTCATCAGCATAGATTGCGGCCTTGCGGAGAATTCCACCTATTCTGAAAAGATAACAACCATCGACTACATTTCAGATGCAACCTTCATAGACACTGGTGAAAGAAAGTTGGTATTGCCTGAAAACAGAAACGGCTACCAACAACCTTACTGGTCTCTTAGGAGCTTTCCTCAAGGAACCAGGAACTGCTACAAAATAAATGTTAAAAGTGGCACCAGATACTTGATCAGAGCCAGTTTCTTTTATGGGAACtatgatggagaaaacaaatTGCCAGAGTTTGAACTACATCTTGGATCTAATTTGTGGGACTTGGTCAGTCTGGAAGATGCATCCAGTTCCACAAGCAAGGAGCTCATACATTTTGTCCCAGCTAAGAGAAGCTATCTACATGTTTGTGTTGTGGATACAGGCTCCGGGGTTCCATTTATATCAAAAATAGAACTGAGGCCTTTGCCATATACAACTTATCAAACAGAAACAGGGTCCTTAGGACTTTATGTGCGGCTTGACACTGGTCAATCACCATCGAATTATACAGAATATAG GTTTCCAGTTGATATTCATGATCGATTGTGGCATAACTATGCCCAAAGTGATTGGACACAAATTAGTACCTTATCCACCACATTCAAGTCTGCACCTGATAATGATTACAACCCACCATCTATTGTAATGCGTACAGCTGCCACACCGAAACTTGAAAGTGATAACTTGAGTTTCTACTGGCTGCCTACTGATCCAAGTGCAGAATTTTATTTATACATGCACTTTTCAGAAGTTGTAGAGCTCCAAGCCAACCAGTCTAGACAGCTTGATATTACTTGGAATGGAGAGCACTACTATGGGCCATTTGTTCCTAATTTCTTCGACACCACAACGGTTTTGAGTACTAAAGCTTTGACTGGAggaaaatataatttttcaatCTCAAACCCAGATGGGAACTCCGTCCTTCAACCCATCCTCAATGGAATCGAGATCTACCAGCTAAAAGAATTCTTACAAATAGAAACGAAACAAGAAGATG TTGATGCAATCACAAACATTAAGTCAACCTATACCATTGAGAAGAATTGGCAAGGAGATCCATGTTCCCCCAAGAACTACTTATGGGAAGGTCTAAAATGTAGCTATCCTACAAATGAGTCCCCAAGAATCATATCATT GGACTTGTCCTCGAGTGAATTAACTGGGGAGACAGCTCTTTCTTTATCCAATCTATCAATGATACAGTCTTT GGATCTATCAAACAACAACTTAACAGGACCACTTCCAGATTTTTTGTCTCAGCTACCAAACTTAACCATCAT AAACTTGGAGAACAACAAGCTCACAGGCTCAGTTCCAGTCGGACTTATTGAAAGAAGGAGGAATGGTTTACTATCATTAAG TTTGTGTGGAAATCCAAATCTATCTGGAAATTCTTcttgcaaaaagaagaagaacaatttCATTATACCCATAGTAGGATCCGTCGTTGGAATTTTTTGCCTCTTATCTGTAGCAGTAATCTGCTGGtgcttgaaaagaaaaagagaagatg GAGCTGCCATATATGAAAAACCCCACTTTCCGTCACTGGAACTGGAGCAAAAAAACCGACAGTTTACATACTGTGAGATCCTCAAGTTCACTAACAATTTGGAGAGGACTCTTGGAAAAGGTGGATTTGGAACAGTTTACCATGGATATATTGACAAACTTCAAGTAGCTGTCAAGATGCTTTCTCCATCATCAATTCAAGGGTTCCAAGAATTTCATGCAGAG GTTAATCTTCTTTTGAGAGTTCATCACACGAACTTGACAAGCCTTGTTGGATATTGCAATGATGAAAACAATATGGGGCTCGTCTATGAGTACATGGCCAATGGAAACTTACAAGAACATCTTTCAG ATAGCAGTACAAATATTTTGGGCTGGGAAGATAGGCTTAGAATAGCAGCAGATGCCGCACAAG GATTGGAGTATCTGCACTATGGTTGTAAGCCACCTATAATTCACAGGGATGTGAAATCAGCAAACATCTTGTTAACTGAGAACTTCCAAGCCAAAGTATCTGATTTTGGCCTATCCAGAAATTTCCCTACAGATGGTGGGACTCATATATCGACAGTTGTTGCTGGAACTCCCGGGTATCTTGACCCTGA GTACTACTTAACAAGCAGGTTAAACGAGAAAAGTGATACTTATAGCTTTGGGATTGTGCTGTTGGAGATTATCACAAGTCGACCTGTTATAACAGGAACGCTTGAGAGGATTCACATTAGCCAATGGGTTGGTTTCATGCTTGCGCAGGGTGACATTAACAGTATTGTTGATCCGAGATTAGAGAGAAATTTCAATGTCAACTCCGTCTGGAAAGTTGTGGAGATAGCAATGGCATGCGTGTCTCCAAACGCCACCAAAAGGCCAATGATGAGTCAGGTACTGATGGAACTGAAGGAGTGCATGGCTACGGAAGAACTGTCTCAGAAAAAGCAGATGGAATATGAAACTGAATTAGGAGAACCAGTTGAGATGGTGTCTCTAAATGATTCTATCAGAATGCTACGTCCATCAGTTAGGTAG